In the genome of Acidobacteriota bacterium, one region contains:
- the ispD gene encoding 2-C-methyl-D-erythritol 4-phosphate cytidylyltransferase, which yields MAADVAVILLGAGSGTRLGAGRSKALVTLGGRPLVAWSAAVFSSLDDVYRLVLVLPADPGQAGAITRACADLAVDVVSTVGGARRRDSVLRGLEQTAGARWVMVHDLARPFVSRELALRVLGAARRSGAAVPVLPVGDTLVTAERGRVGQVLARDAVRAVQTPQAFDRDWLLEAHGQAPADWDASDDGSMVRRLGREVALVEGEAENFKITWPGDLARARARFDASREGEGGIEEMEMQLPRVGFGWDVHPLKKGRPFRLVGVELTPDFGPEGHSDGDPLSHAVADALLGAAGAGDIGMLFPDNDPRCRNMPGPDLLRETVEHLRRRGWRPTGVDAVVIVDKPKLAPHREAIRARLAEILGLHPGAVSVKGKRTEGLGGLAAGAGVGCQAVATLVGG from the coding sequence ATGGCCGCAGACGTCGCGGTGATCCTGCTGGGGGCCGGCAGCGGTACCCGGCTGGGTGCCGGGCGATCCAAGGCCCTGGTCACCCTCGGAGGTCGTCCGCTGGTGGCCTGGTCCGCCGCTGTTTTCTCCTCCCTCGATGACGTGTACCGGCTGGTGCTGGTGTTGCCCGCCGATCCCGGCCAGGCCGGGGCGATCACGCGAGCCTGCGCCGATCTGGCGGTCGACGTGGTCTCCACCGTGGGCGGGGCCCGTCGGCGGGACTCGGTGCTGCGTGGGCTGGAGCAAACAGCGGGAGCCCGCTGGGTGATGGTGCACGACCTGGCGCGGCCCTTCGTCTCCCGCGAGTTGGCCCTGCGTGTGCTCGGGGCGGCTCGGCGTTCGGGGGCGGCTGTGCCGGTCCTGCCGGTGGGGGACACCCTGGTGACGGCCGAGCGGGGCCGCGTGGGGCAGGTGCTGGCCCGGGACGCCGTGCGCGCGGTGCAGACGCCCCAGGCCTTCGATCGCGATTGGCTGCTCGAGGCTCACGGGCAGGCCCCCGCCGACTGGGATGCCTCGGATGACGGCTCGATGGTCAGGCGCCTGGGTCGCGAGGTGGCGCTGGTCGAGGGCGAAGCGGAGAACTTCAAGATCACCTGGCCCGGAGATCTGGCCCGGGCCAGGGCCCGGTTCGACGCCTCCCGGGAAGGCGAGGGGGGCATCGAGGAGATGGAGATGCAGCTACCACGGGTCGGCTTTGGGTGGGATGTCCATCCGCTGAAGAAAGGCAGGCCCTTCCGCCTCGTGGGCGTGGAGTTGACCCCGGATTTCGGGCCGGAGGGACATTCCGACGGCGATCCCCTTTCCCACGCGGTGGCCGACGCCCTGCTCGGTGCCGCCGGCGCGGGGGATATCGGCATGCTCTTTCCCGACAACGATCCCCGCTGCCGGAACATGCCCGGGCCGGATCTGCTGCGGGAGACCGTCGAGCATCTTCGTCGGAGGGGTTGGCGACCGACGGGCGTCGATGCGGTGGTGATCGTGGACAAGCCCAAGCTCGCTCCTCACCGGGAGGCGATTCGCGCCCGTTTGGCCGAGATCCTCGGCCTGCATCCGGGGGCCGTATCCGTCAAGGGCAAGCGTACCGAGGGGCTCGGTGGGCTGGCTGCGGGAGCCGGGGTGGGCTGCCAGGCCGTGGCGACCCTGGTCGGCGGCTGA